Proteins encoded in a region of the Pigmentiphaga litoralis genome:
- a CDS encoding dihydrofolate reductase gives MALPYSLIVAYSRNRVIGRDNQLPWRLRGDLAHFKRTTLGQPILMGRKTWESLGRPLPGRTNIVITRNPAYVAEGAVVVTSLADALAACGDVPHAFVIGGAQIYGEALPGATQLIATEVDVETEGDAFFPPLPEGQWEEIAREAQPEEDGLRYDFVTYRRRT, from the coding sequence ATGGCCCTGCCCTATTCCCTTATCGTCGCCTACTCACGCAACCGCGTGATCGGGCGCGACAACCAGTTGCCGTGGCGTCTGCGCGGCGATCTCGCCCACTTCAAACGCACGACCCTGGGCCAGCCCATCCTGATGGGCCGCAAGACCTGGGAATCGCTGGGCCGCCCCCTGCCCGGCCGCACCAATATCGTCATCACCCGCAACCCTGCGTATGTGGCCGAAGGTGCGGTGGTCGTGACCAGCCTGGCAGACGCACTGGCCGCCTGCGGCGACGTGCCGCACGCGTTCGTGATCGGCGGCGCGCAGATCTATGGCGAAGCCTTGCCGGGGGCGACGCAGTTGATCGCCACCGAAGTCGATGTCGAGACGGAAGGCGACGCCTTCTTTCCGCCCCTGCCGGAAGGCCAGTGGGAAGAAATCGCCCGCGAGGCGCAGCCTGAGGAAGACGGCCTGCGGTATGACTTCGTGACGTACCGACGGCGCACGTAA
- the pyk gene encoding pyruvate kinase: MRRTRNAKIVATVGPASSDAATLARLFHAGADVFRLNFSHGTQADHQARVATLRALEAEVGRPIGILMDLQGPKLRVGRFAEGAVVLTEGQNFRLDLDADRPGDATRAPLPHPEIFAALTLGTDLLVDDGRVRLRVQRHGPDFADTIVINGGLLSDRKGVNVPGVVLPLSAMTAKDRSDLAFGLELGVDWVALSFVQRAEDIREIKQIVGDRARIVAKLEKPAAIAELDSIVAETDAVMVARGDLGVEMPAEQVPAIQKRIVRACRRVGKPVIVATQMLESMVSAPVPTRAEASDVATAIYDGADAVMLSAESASGKFPIEAVTMMNNIIVQTEADPHYREVMEASQTPPPADIANAIGRAVRGVASLLHVATTIAYTRSGYSALRMSRERAEAPIIGMTPNLTTARLLALVWGVHAVQTHEVATVGEMTDYACEIALREGFATQGQTVVISAGLPFASSGTTNILRIATVGEAAR; this comes from the coding sequence ATGCGCAGAACAAGAAACGCCAAGATCGTCGCCACCGTCGGACCGGCCAGCAGCGATGCCGCCACCCTGGCCCGGCTCTTCCATGCCGGCGCCGATGTCTTCCGCCTGAACTTCAGCCACGGCACCCAGGCCGATCACCAGGCGCGTGTCGCCACGCTGCGCGCGCTGGAAGCCGAAGTCGGCCGTCCGATCGGCATTTTGATGGACCTGCAGGGCCCCAAGTTGCGGGTGGGCCGCTTTGCCGAAGGCGCCGTCGTGCTGACCGAGGGCCAGAACTTCCGGCTGGACCTGGATGCGGACCGGCCCGGTGACGCCACCCGCGCGCCCTTGCCCCACCCGGAAATCTTTGCCGCCTTGACGCTGGGCACCGATCTGCTGGTCGACGATGGCCGCGTCCGGCTGCGGGTGCAGCGGCACGGGCCCGACTTTGCCGACACCATTGTCATCAACGGCGGATTGCTGTCCGATCGCAAGGGCGTGAACGTGCCGGGCGTGGTGCTGCCGCTGTCGGCCATGACCGCCAAGGACCGGTCCGACCTGGCCTTCGGACTGGAGCTGGGCGTTGACTGGGTGGCGCTGTCGTTCGTGCAGCGCGCCGAAGATATTCGCGAGATCAAGCAGATCGTGGGTGACCGCGCGCGCATCGTCGCCAAGCTGGAAAAACCTGCGGCGATTGCCGAGTTGGACTCCATCGTGGCCGAGACGGACGCCGTCATGGTGGCGCGCGGCGACCTGGGTGTCGAAATGCCGGCCGAGCAGGTGCCCGCGATCCAGAAACGCATCGTGCGCGCCTGCCGCCGCGTCGGCAAGCCGGTGATCGTGGCGACGCAGATGCTGGAGTCGATGGTGAGCGCGCCCGTGCCGACGCGGGCCGAAGCGTCGGACGTGGCCACGGCGATCTATGACGGCGCCGATGCGGTGATGCTGTCGGCCGAGTCGGCATCGGGCAAGTTCCCGATCGAAGCCGTGACCATGATGAACAACATCATCGTCCAGACCGAAGCGGACCCGCACTACCGCGAGGTGATGGAAGCCTCGCAGACGCCGCCGCCCGCGGACATTGCCAATGCGATCGGCCGGGCCGTACGCGGCGTGGCGAGCCTGTTGCACGTGGCGACCACGATCGCCTACACGCGGTCTGGCTATTCGGCGCTGCGCATGTCGCGCGAGCGAGCCGAAGCGCCGATCATCGGCATGACGCCGAACCTGACCACGGCGCGCCTGCTGGCGCTGGTGTGGGGGGTGCACGCGGTGCAGACGCATGAAGTCGCAACGGTGGGCGAGATGACCGATTACGCGTGCGAGATTGCCTTGCGGGAAGGGTTTGCGACGCAGGGCCAGACGGTGGTGATTTCCGCCGGGCTGCCGTTTGCGTCGTCGGGCACGACCAATATCCTGCGCATTGCGACGGTCGGGGAAGCGGCGCGCTGA
- a CDS encoding efflux RND transporter periplasmic adaptor subunit — translation MKHSLSFSASLVALAIALSACGDKAPETAAPAAPAADPAIVTADEAMASRIKLATITKQPFGEMLRVSGRIDFDIERVARIGATVTGRVTEIRAELGQAVKPGDVLARLHSSELGTAQLAYLKSRAFSELQANNRERARQLFAADVIGRGELQKRENEYNVAEAERRAARDQLNVLGMSDGVISRLGSDGQISSFSPVVSTMRGSVVELNVSIGQVVQPAQALFTVADLSRVWAVAEVPEAQADLVAQGQTTEIEVPALGNTKFTGKLIYVGQIVNPTTRTVLVRTSLENPEGRLKPAMLASMLIASRPSDKVVVANSAVVRSEDKDMVYVETKPGTYRATEVTLGQSYNGTRVVQAGVREGDKVVVEGAFHLNNQRTGIVQE, via the coding sequence ATGAAGCACTCCCTTTCCTTCTCCGCGTCCCTGGTCGCCCTGGCGATCGCGTTGAGCGCATGCGGCGACAAGGCGCCGGAAACCGCCGCGCCGGCTGCCCCCGCGGCAGACCCCGCCATCGTGACGGCCGACGAGGCCATGGCGTCCCGAATCAAGCTTGCGACGATCACCAAGCAGCCCTTTGGCGAAATGCTGCGCGTCAGCGGCCGCATCGACTTCGACATCGAACGCGTGGCGCGCATTGGCGCGACCGTGACCGGCCGGGTCACCGAAATCCGCGCCGAACTGGGCCAGGCCGTGAAGCCTGGCGACGTGCTGGCGCGTCTGCACAGCAGCGAACTGGGTACGGCGCAGCTGGCCTACCTGAAGTCCCGCGCCTTCAGCGAACTGCAGGCCAATAACCGCGAACGCGCGCGTCAGCTGTTTGCTGCCGACGTGATCGGCCGGGGTGAACTGCAGAAGCGCGAAAACGAATACAACGTGGCCGAGGCGGAACGACGCGCGGCGCGTGACCAGCTCAACGTGCTGGGCATGTCCGATGGCGTGATCAGCCGGCTGGGCTCCGATGGTCAGATCAGCTCGTTCTCGCCCGTGGTGTCCACCATGCGCGGTTCTGTAGTCGAGCTGAACGTGTCGATCGGGCAGGTGGTGCAACCCGCCCAGGCCCTGTTCACGGTGGCCGACCTGTCGCGGGTCTGGGCCGTGGCCGAAGTGCCTGAAGCCCAGGCCGACCTGGTCGCGCAAGGCCAGACGACCGAGATCGAAGTGCCCGCGCTGGGCAACACGAAATTCACCGGCAAGCTGATCTATGTCGGCCAGATCGTCAACCCGACGACCCGGACGGTGCTGGTGCGTACGTCGCTCGAAAACCCGGAAGGGCGCCTGAAGCCGGCCATGCTGGCCAGCATGCTGATCGCCAGCCGACCCAGCGACAAGGTCGTGGTCGCGAACTCGGCGGTGGTCCGTTCCGAAGACAAGGACATGGTGTACGTGGAAACCAAGCCCGGCACCTACCGCGCGACGGAAGTCACCCTGGGCCAGAGCTACAACGGCACGCGGGTCGTGCAGGCGGGCGTGCGGGAAGGCGACAAGGTCGTCGTCGAAGGCGCGTTCCATCTGAACAACCAGCGCACCGGCATCGTCCAGGAGTAG
- a CDS encoding P-II family nitrogen regulator — translation MKEIKAIIRPNRLTDVREALRHVPGFPGMTVSKVEGCSSPSRNPPTNHKEELLDYSPKVRVEIVADDEHVDALRAAVVQAGTTRHVGDGIVWVTPVESFDYLWKPAGQ, via the coding sequence ATGAAGGAAATCAAGGCAATCATTCGCCCGAACCGACTTACCGATGTCCGCGAGGCCTTGCGTCACGTGCCCGGCTTTCCCGGCATGACCGTGTCCAAGGTGGAAGGCTGCAGTTCGCCCTCCCGCAACCCGCCCACGAACCACAAGGAAGAGTTGCTGGACTACTCGCCCAAGGTGCGGGTGGAAATCGTGGCCGACGACGAACACGTGGATGCCCTGCGCGCCGCAGTCGTGCAGGCGGGCACGACACGCCATGTCGGCGACGGCATCGTGTGGGTGACGCCGGTGGAGTCGTTCGACTACCTGTGGAAGCCGGCAGGCCAGTGA
- the yccS gene encoding YccS family putative transporter, whose protein sequence is MRAPTFVHFLRRLWAQDTFVYSLRVFIALATVMGVCWRLDEQEALIPVFLGIIACALSETDDSWRGRLRAQIVTLACFAVAALSVKALFPYPWLFVVGLSISAFGLTMLGAIGERYRAIAYATLILAIYTTIGVEHANGTSDHFWSEPALLLIGATWYGTLSVLWCALFAHQPVQQKLAVLFHALGDYLKLKSAMFEPVRGVDTEAQRLQLAQLNSKVVTALNVAKESIFSRVGQARPGQKNSRYLALYFIAQDVHERASSSHYPYNELADTFFHSDIMFRCQRLLRSQGRVCRRLALAIQMRQPFVNDSEAQQAKDDLDASMEYLRAQNKPEWSRLLRSLSALSGNLGALNRRLAGAGKQATVEEQDSTLLDRSPKSFKDALDRIKLQLTPAAPLFRHALRLSIALAVGYGMVHLLHPSEGYWIVLTTLFVSAPSYGATRKRTSQRIGGTLIGLVIGWALFKLAPGASLQAVIAVVAGVVFFATRASRYMVATAAMTLLVLMCFNQVGNGYDLILPRMVDTFVGGMIAVLAVFVILPDWQGRRLNKLASNAVANNARYLRAILAQYRTGKLDDLAYRTARRNAHNADSAFSVAMSNILAEPGHFRRDADTGLRFLVLSHTLLNYLSGLGAHRGDTVLDAPGDLAMLQQAERVAAALDEVAIGLADRRPIMVRNAEEESLAAQLEALPDHIDDARRLVQTQLALITRQLAPIRKVGSRLLNQEEAIDAADPAGDVAAEANGAPDASGAAGGAAPRPTAASGTATSGIATSGIATKATASGDAGPGKPSLDRAHPA, encoded by the coding sequence ATGCGCGCACCTACCTTCGTCCATTTCCTTCGCCGCCTTTGGGCACAAGACACCTTTGTCTATAGCCTGCGCGTGTTCATCGCGCTGGCGACGGTCATGGGCGTCTGCTGGCGGCTGGACGAGCAGGAAGCGCTGATTCCGGTATTCCTGGGCATCATCGCCTGCGCGTTGTCGGAAACTGACGACAGCTGGCGCGGGCGCTTGCGGGCGCAGATCGTCACGCTGGCCTGTTTTGCGGTGGCGGCCCTGTCCGTCAAGGCCCTGTTTCCGTACCCCTGGCTGTTCGTTGTGGGGCTGTCGATTTCGGCGTTCGGCCTGACGATGCTGGGCGCGATTGGCGAACGGTATCGCGCGATTGCCTATGCCACCCTGATCCTGGCCATCTACACCACCATCGGCGTGGAGCACGCCAATGGAACGTCAGACCACTTCTGGAGCGAGCCCGCGCTGTTGCTGATTGGCGCGACCTGGTACGGCACGCTATCCGTGTTGTGGTGCGCGTTGTTTGCTCACCAGCCGGTGCAGCAGAAGCTGGCCGTGCTGTTTCATGCGCTGGGCGACTACCTCAAGCTCAAATCGGCCATGTTCGAGCCGGTTCGCGGTGTCGATACCGAAGCGCAGCGCCTGCAGCTTGCGCAGCTGAACAGCAAGGTAGTGACGGCCCTGAATGTTGCCAAGGAAAGCATCTTCAGCCGGGTAGGTCAGGCGCGGCCGGGGCAGAAGAACAGCCGCTATCTGGCGCTGTACTTCATCGCTCAAGACGTGCACGAGCGCGCGTCGTCGTCCCACTATCCCTACAACGAACTGGCGGACACCTTCTTCCATAGCGACATCATGTTCCGCTGCCAGCGCCTGTTGCGCTCGCAAGGACGGGTGTGCCGCCGGCTGGCGCTGGCGATCCAGATGCGCCAGCCCTTCGTGAATGACAGCGAAGCACAGCAGGCGAAAGACGACCTGGATGCGTCCATGGAATACCTGCGTGCGCAGAACAAGCCGGAATGGAGTCGGTTGCTGCGGTCGCTGTCGGCGTTGTCGGGCAACCTGGGCGCCTTGAACCGGCGGCTGGCGGGCGCGGGCAAGCAGGCCACGGTGGAAGAGCAGGACAGTACCTTGCTCGACCGGTCGCCCAAGTCCTTCAAGGACGCCCTGGACCGTATCAAGCTGCAATTGACGCCCGCCGCGCCGCTGTTTCGGCACGCGCTGCGTCTGTCGATCGCCCTGGCGGTAGGCTACGGCATGGTGCACCTGCTGCATCCCAGCGAAGGCTACTGGATCGTGCTCACCACGCTGTTCGTGTCGGCGCCCAGCTACGGCGCGACGCGCAAGCGCACCTCGCAGCGAATTGGCGGCACCCTGATTGGTCTGGTGATCGGGTGGGCGCTGTTCAAGCTGGCACCCGGGGCGTCGCTGCAGGCCGTGATTGCGGTGGTGGCAGGTGTGGTGTTCTTTGCGACGCGGGCCAGCCGCTACATGGTGGCGACCGCGGCCATGACGCTGCTGGTGCTGATGTGCTTCAACCAGGTGGGCAACGGCTACGACCTGATCCTGCCGCGCATGGTCGACACCTTCGTGGGCGGAATGATCGCGGTGCTGGCCGTGTTCGTGATCCTGCCTGACTGGCAGGGGCGGCGGCTGAACAAGCTGGCTTCCAACGCGGTCGCCAACAACGCGCGTTATCTGCGGGCGATCCTGGCGCAGTACAGGACCGGCAAGCTGGACGACCTGGCTTACCGGACCGCGCGCCGCAATGCCCATAACGCCGATTCCGCGTTTTCGGTGGCCATGTCGAACATCCTGGCCGAGCCGGGTCATTTCCGGCGGGATGCGGATACCGGCCTGCGTTTCCTGGTGCTGTCGCACACGCTGTTGAACTACCTGTCGGGCCTGGGTGCGCATCGGGGCGATACGGTACTGGATGCGCCGGGCGACCTGGCGATGTTGCAGCAGGCCGAACGGGTGGCCGCGGCTCTGGACGAAGTGGCGATCGGCCTGGCGGATCGGCGTCCGATCATGGTGCGCAATGCCGAAGAAGAAAGCCTGGCTGCGCAGCTGGAAGCGCTGCCCGACCATATCGACGACGCGCGCCGCCTGGTCCAGACGCAACTGGCGCTGATCACCCGGCAACTGGCGCCGATCCGCAAGGTCGGCAGCCGTTTGCTGAACCAGGAAGAAGCGATCGACGCTGCTGACCCGGCGGGTGACGTGGCGGCGGAGGCGAATGGGGCGCCTGACGCGTCGGGTGCGGCCGGCGGCGCTGCGCCACGGCCCACGGCGGCCAGCGGGACGGCAACCAGCGGCATTGCAACCAGCGGCATTGCGACCAAGGCGACGGCTTCGGGCGATGCCGGTCCGGGCAAGCCGTCGCTCGACCGCGCGCATCCGGCCTGA
- a CDS encoding efflux RND transporter permease subunit — MLEKIIRVALQQRLIVIVLAFIALAVGLDATRKLSIDAYPDVTNVQVQIATEAPGRSPEEVERFVTVPVEIAMTGLPGIEEMRSLNKPGLSLITLVFTDATDVYFARQLVMERLIEVASTMPTGVTPVLGPVSTGLGEVFQYTLDKPDDGDKELSVEELTKRRIVQDWVVRPLLRSIPQVAEINSQGGYVKQYQALMNPDRMNHYGISISQVYEALARNNANSGGGILPRFAEQYLIRGVGLIETLEDIGDIVLVESGSTPVYMRDVAEITIGHEVRYGAVVKNGVTESVGGIVMMMRGGNAKEVVSRVKARVAEINSQGMLPDGLQIVSYYDRSELVDAALWTVTKVLLEGIALVVVVLFLFLGDLRSSVIVITTLILTPLLTFFAMNQFGISANLMSLGGLAVAIGLMVDGPAVVVENAFGHLGRPREPGDSKIRVILRSVTEVATPVVFGICVIILVFLPLMTLQGMEGKMFAPLAYTIAIALGISVVLSMTLAPVVSSYVLKGGAEHDTRVIAMMKKPYLRMLAWAVRNAKKTVVLAVLLFLSSLALVPMLGTAFIPEMKEGSIVPSINRVPNISLEESIKLEMQAMKLIMQVPGVKSAVSGVGRGESPADPQSQNESTPVVSLKPRDEWPDGWTQDTIAAEIQKALKVIPSAQVVMAQPISDRVDEMVTGVRSDVAVKVFGEDLTRLRAKANEIAKVANSINGARDVRVELISGQQYLSIEIDRRAIARYGLNVSDVHDVIEIAIAGKNATQIFEGERRFNATVRLPESFRNNVSSIRDLLVTTPRGVRVPMDSLAKIEVLDGPAQISREGGKRRIVVAINVADRDLGGFVAELQQAVQTKVQLPVGYYLEWGGTFQNMERALGHMTIIVPITVAAIFFLLFLLFKSVRYATLIITVLPFASIGGIFGLFVTGEYLSVPASVGFIALWGIAVLNGVVMVSYIRGLRMEGKSLDESVLQGATMRFRPVMMTATVAMLGLIPFLFATGPGSEVQRPLAVVVIGGLITSTLLTLLMLPTLYKWFDEEGKEA; from the coding sequence ATGCTAGAAAAGATAATCCGCGTTGCTCTGCAACAGCGGTTGATCGTGATCGTCCTGGCGTTCATTGCGCTGGCGGTCGGCCTGGATGCGACACGCAAGCTGTCGATCGACGCCTACCCCGACGTGACCAACGTGCAGGTGCAGATCGCGACCGAAGCGCCCGGGCGATCGCCCGAAGAAGTCGAGCGCTTCGTGACCGTGCCGGTCGAAATCGCGATGACCGGCTTGCCCGGCATCGAAGAAATGCGCTCCCTGAACAAACCGGGGCTGTCGCTGATCACCCTGGTGTTCACCGACGCGACCGACGTGTACTTCGCGCGGCAATTGGTCATGGAGCGCCTGATCGAGGTCGCTTCCACCATGCCGACCGGGGTCACGCCGGTACTGGGTCCGGTGTCCACCGGCCTGGGCGAGGTATTCCAGTACACGCTGGACAAGCCCGACGACGGCGACAAGGAATTGTCGGTCGAAGAGCTGACCAAGCGTCGCATCGTGCAGGACTGGGTGGTGCGGCCCCTGTTGCGGTCGATTCCGCAGGTGGCGGAAATCAACTCGCAGGGCGGGTACGTCAAGCAGTACCAGGCGCTGATGAATCCCGACCGGATGAATCACTACGGCATCTCGATCTCGCAGGTGTACGAAGCGCTGGCCCGCAACAACGCCAACTCGGGCGGCGGCATCCTGCCGCGTTTTGCCGAGCAGTACCTGATCCGCGGCGTGGGTCTGATCGAAACGCTGGAAGACATTGGCGACATCGTGCTGGTGGAATCGGGCAGCACGCCGGTCTACATGCGCGACGTGGCCGAAATCACCATTGGCCATGAAGTCCGTTACGGCGCGGTCGTCAAGAATGGCGTGACCGAATCGGTCGGCGGCATCGTGATGATGATGCGCGGCGGCAATGCCAAGGAAGTGGTGTCCCGGGTCAAGGCGCGCGTGGCCGAGATCAACAGCCAGGGCATGTTGCCCGACGGCCTGCAGATCGTGTCCTACTACGATCGAAGCGAACTGGTCGACGCCGCCCTCTGGACGGTGACCAAGGTGCTGCTGGAAGGTATCGCGCTGGTCGTGGTCGTGCTGTTCCTCTTCCTGGGGGACTTGCGTTCGTCCGTCATCGTGATCACGACGCTGATCCTGACGCCGCTGCTCACCTTCTTTGCCATGAATCAGTTCGGCATTTCGGCCAACCTCATGTCTTTGGGCGGTCTGGCGGTCGCCATCGGCCTGATGGTGGACGGGCCGGCCGTGGTGGTCGAGAACGCCTTCGGCCACCTGGGGCGCCCGCGCGAGCCGGGGGACAGCAAGATCCGCGTGATCCTGCGCTCCGTGACGGAAGTCGCTACCCCGGTCGTGTTCGGCATCTGCGTCATCATCCTGGTGTTCCTGCCGCTGATGACGCTGCAGGGCATGGAAGGCAAGATGTTCGCGCCGCTGGCCTACACGATCGCGATCGCACTGGGCATTTCGGTGGTGCTGTCCATGACGCTCGCGCCGGTGGTCTCGTCCTATGTGCTGAAGGGCGGCGCCGAACACGACACGCGCGTCATCGCGATGATGAAAAAGCCCTACCTGCGCATGCTGGCCTGGGCGGTGCGCAACGCCAAGAAGACGGTGGTGCTGGCCGTGCTGCTGTTCCTGAGCTCGCTTGCGCTCGTGCCGATGCTGGGTACCGCCTTCATTCCCGAAATGAAGGAAGGGTCCATCGTTCCGTCGATCAACCGCGTGCCGAACATTTCGCTTGAAGAATCGATCAAGCTCGAAATGCAGGCCATGAAGCTGATCATGCAGGTGCCGGGCGTGAAGTCGGCGGTGTCAGGCGTGGGCCGCGGCGAAAGCCCGGCGGATCCGCAATCGCAGAACGAATCGACCCCGGTCGTCAGCCTGAAGCCGCGCGATGAATGGCCCGATGGCTGGACGCAGGACACCATTGCCGCCGAGATTCAGAAGGCGTTGAAGGTGATCCCGAGCGCGCAGGTCGTCATGGCTCAGCCGATTTCCGATCGGGTGGACGAAATGGTGACGGGCGTGCGATCCGACGTGGCCGTGAAGGTGTTCGGCGAAGACCTGACCCGCCTGCGGGCCAAGGCCAACGAAATCGCCAAGGTGGCGAACAGCATCAACGGCGCGCGCGACGTGCGGGTGGAACTGATCAGCGGGCAGCAATACCTGTCGATCGAAATCGACCGGCGCGCCATCGCCCGCTACGGCCTGAACGTGTCCGACGTCCATGACGTGATCGAGATCGCCATTGCAGGCAAGAACGCCACGCAGATCTTTGAAGGCGAACGCCGCTTCAACGCCACCGTGCGTCTGCCCGAATCGTTCCGCAACAACGTCTCGTCCATCCGCGACCTGCTGGTGACGACCCCGCGCGGCGTGCGGGTGCCGATGGACAGCCTGGCCAAGATCGAAGTGCTGGACGGTCCGGCGCAGATCAGCCGTGAAGGCGGCAAGCGCCGTATCGTGGTCGCCATCAACGTGGCCGACCGGGATCTGGGCGGCTTCGTCGCCGAACTGCAGCAAGCCGTGCAGACCAAGGTGCAGTTGCCGGTGGGCTACTACCTGGAATGGGGCGGCACCTTCCAGAACATGGAACGGGCGCTGGGCCACATGACGATCATCGTGCCGATCACGGTCGCCGCGATCTTCTTCCTGCTGTTCCTGCTGTTCAAGTCCGTGCGTTACGCCACGCTGATCATCACGGTGCTGCCGTTTGCATCGATCGGCGGGATCTTCGGTCTGTTCGTCACGGGTGAATACCTGTCGGTGCCGGCATCGGTCGGGTTCATCGCACTGTGGGGGATTGCCGTGTTGAACGGGGTGGTGATGGTGTCCTACATCCGCGGTCTGCGGATGGAGGGCAAGTCGCTTGATGAGTCGGTGCTGCAAGGCGCGACCATGCGATTCCGGCCGGTCATGATGACCGCCACGGTCGCCATGCTGGGCCTGATTCCTTTCCTGTTCGCAACCGGACCCGGATCGGAAGTGCAGCGTCCGCTGGCTGTGGTGGTGATCGGTGGCCTCATTACCTCGACGTTGTTGACCTTGCTGATGCTTCCGACCCTGTACAAGTGGTTCGATGAAGAAGGCAAAGAGGCTTAA
- a CDS encoding thymidylate synthase: MRQYEDFMRHVYQHGVHKTDRTGTGTRSVFGHQMRFNLAEGFPLVTTKKLHTKSIFIELLWFLRGDSNVAWLQERGVSIWNEWARADGDLGPVYGVQWRNWPTPSGGHIDQITQVVDQIKKNPDSRRLIVSAWNVADIPQMALPPCHAFFQFYVADGKLSCQLYQRSADIFLGVPFNIASYALLTHMVAQQCDLEVGDFIWTGGDCHLYTNHFDQVELQLSRDPYPYPKLVIKRKPASLFDYEYEDFEIRDYQFHPHIKAPVAV, from the coding sequence ATGCGCCAATACGAAGATTTCATGCGCCACGTGTACCAGCACGGGGTACACAAGACAGACCGCACCGGTACCGGCACGCGGTCCGTCTTCGGCCACCAGATGCGGTTCAATCTGGCCGAAGGCTTCCCCCTGGTCACCACCAAGAAGCTGCATACCAAAAGCATCTTCATTGAATTGCTGTGGTTCCTGCGCGGCGATTCGAACGTGGCGTGGCTGCAGGAACGCGGCGTGTCGATCTGGAATGAATGGGCGCGGGCTGACGGCGATCTGGGTCCCGTCTACGGCGTGCAATGGCGCAACTGGCCCACCCCTAGCGGCGGTCATATCGACCAGATCACTCAGGTCGTCGACCAGATCAAGAAGAATCCGGATTCGCGTCGCCTGATCGTCTCGGCCTGGAACGTGGCCGACATCCCGCAAATGGCCTTGCCTCCTTGCCACGCTTTTTTCCAGTTCTACGTGGCCGACGGCAAGCTGTCCTGCCAGCTGTACCAGCGCAGCGCCGACATCTTCCTGGGCGTGCCCTTCAACATTGCCAGCTATGCCTTGCTGACGCACATGGTGGCCCAGCAATGCGACCTGGAAGTCGGCGACTTCATCTGGACCGGCGGCGACTGCCACCTGTACACGAACCATTTCGACCAAGTCGAACTGCAGCTGTCGCGCGACCCCTATCCGTATCCGAAACTGGTCATCAAACGCAAACCGGCCTCGCTGTTCGATTACGAGTACGAAGATTTCGAGATCCGGGACTATCAGTTCCATCCGCACATCAAGGCGCCGGTGGCGGTCTGA
- a CDS encoding dienelactone hydrolase family protein, with product MGQIISLTSQDGNQLSAYRADPTGTPRGGLVLVQEIFGVNSHIRSVADKFASEGYLVIAPALFDRIEKGLELGYTPDDVKRGVELKGKVSLDQALTDVAAAQKVAAEAGKVGIVGYCWGGLISWAAASKADGFACAVPYYGGGIQNMIGEQPKIPVMMHFGDQDHSIPLPEVEKIQAGHPDIPVHVYSAGHGFNCSERGSYDADASAKAYERTLAFFRQHIG from the coding sequence ATGGGACAGATCATTTCGCTGACTTCGCAAGACGGCAACCAACTGAGCGCCTACCGCGCCGACCCCACGGGCACGCCACGGGGCGGCCTGGTGCTGGTGCAGGAAATCTTTGGCGTGAACAGTCACATCCGCAGCGTGGCCGACAAATTCGCGTCCGAAGGCTATCTGGTGATCGCGCCGGCCCTGTTCGACCGGATCGAAAAGGGGCTGGAACTGGGCTACACCCCCGACGACGTCAAGCGCGGCGTGGAATTGAAGGGCAAGGTTTCGCTGGATCAGGCACTGACGGACGTCGCCGCCGCGCAAAAGGTCGCCGCTGAAGCCGGCAAGGTCGGTATCGTGGGTTACTGCTGGGGCGGGCTGATTTCGTGGGCCGCCGCGTCGAAGGCCGATGGGTTTGCCTGCGCCGTGCCCTACTACGGCGGCGGCATCCAGAACATGATCGGCGAGCAACCCAAGATCCCGGTCATGATGCATTTTGGCGATCAGGATCACTCCATTCCGCTGCCGGAAGTTGAAAAGATCCAGGCCGGCCATCCGGACATTCCGGTGCACGTGTACTCGGCCGGCCACGGGTTCAACTGCAGCGAGCGCGGCTCGTACGACGCCGACGCATCGGCCAAGGCGTATGAGCGCACGTTGGCGTTTTTCCGCCAGCATATCGGCTGA